A single region of the Nocardioides aquaticus genome encodes:
- a CDS encoding ABC transporter permease: MTGLPFGEWLSQNQADVIFRVQQHFLLSIYCVAIAAVIGLLIALATYRYAWPANVSIGVIAVAFTIPAVALFGFVFSLTGDALLTFIPVVSMYGLLPITRNAVVGLQAADPAVIDAAKGMGVGAFRMLWQIRLPIAWPVILAGLRVSTQLTVGILAIGAFIGDFGLGIYGFNALNNLGSVNTGNEALACIIFVAAVALVFDGIFVLIRRFTTPRGARA, from the coding sequence GTGACCGGTCTGCCGTTCGGAGAGTGGCTTTCACAGAACCAGGCGGATGTCATCTTCCGCGTCCAGCAGCACTTCCTGCTGTCCATCTACTGCGTGGCGATCGCGGCCGTCATCGGCCTGCTGATCGCCCTGGCGACCTACCGGTACGCCTGGCCGGCGAACGTCTCGATCGGTGTGATCGCGGTGGCGTTCACGATCCCGGCGGTGGCGCTGTTCGGGTTCGTCTTCTCCTTGACCGGGGACGCGCTGCTCACCTTCATCCCGGTGGTGTCGATGTACGGCCTGCTGCCGATCACCCGCAACGCCGTCGTGGGGCTGCAGGCCGCCGACCCGGCCGTGATCGACGCGGCCAAGGGCATGGGCGTCGGCGCCTTCCGGATGCTGTGGCAGATCCGGCTCCCCATCGCCTGGCCGGTGATCCTGGCCGGGCTGCGCGTCTCGACCCAGCTGACCGTGGGGATCCTGGCCATCGGTGCCTTCATCGGCGACTTCGGCCTGGGCATCTACGGCTTCAATGCGCTGAACAACCTCGGGTCGGTCAACACCGGCAACGAGGCCCTCGCCTGCATCATCTTCGTGGCCGCCGTGGCTCTGGTCTTCGACGGCATCTTCGTCCTCATCCGCCGATTCACCACCCCGAGAGGTGCCCGTGCCTGA